From a single Miscanthus floridulus cultivar M001 chromosome 8, ASM1932011v1, whole genome shotgun sequence genomic region:
- the LOC136474608 gene encoding oligopeptide transporter 4-like isoform X1 has protein sequence MGEIGTDDRGLAEAVGAGKEEGILDEDEETSPIEEVRLTVPTTDDPSLPVWTFRMWSIGLFSCALMSFLNQFFSYRTEPLVVTGITVQVASLPVGHFMARVLPRTRFRAPALLGGGEWSLNPGPFNIKEHVLISIFANAGFAFGGGSAYAVGIINIIKAFYGRHISFITAWLLVITTQVLGYGWAGLIRKYVVEPAHMWWPGTLVQVSLFQALHEKDESAKASRQISRSKFFVVVLACSFAWYAVPGYLFPTLTSISWVCWVFSKSVTAQQLGSGMKGLGLGAFTLDWTAVASFLFSPLISPFFAIANVFFGYVFFLYVIMPIAYWGFDLYNAKTFPIFSSHLFMSNGTNYDVKSIVNNQFEINWDAYEKNGKVNLSIFFALAYGFSFATIAATITHVGFFYGKEIYHRFKSSQKEKPDIHTKLMKKYSEIPAWWFYSLMALSITASLLLCTVLKREVQLPWWGLIFACGMAFIFTLPISIITATTNQSPGLNVITEYAMGLIMPGSPIAVVCFKVYGYMSMAQAVAFLSDFKLGHYMKIPPKSMFLVQFVGTIVAGTVNIGTAWWLLGSIHDICSDSLPPDSPWTCPNDRVFFDASVIWGLVGPRRIFGPEGNYGALNWFFLIGLAGPVIVYAFHRMFPNQKWIPLINLPVLFGATAYMPPATAVNYNSWLLIGTIFNFFVFRYRKRWWTRYNYILSAGLDAGVAFMGIVLYFSLTMENKSIDWWGTAGEHCPLASCPTAKGVDLGDGICPVF, from the exons ATGGGCGAGATCGGCACGGACGACCGCGGTCTGGCCGAGGCCGTCGGCGCCGGCAAGGAGGAGGGCATCCTCGACGAAGACGAGGAGACGTCGCCGATCGAGGAGGTGCGGCTGACGGTGCCGACGACGGACGACCCGTCGCTGCCGGTGTGGACGTTCCGGATGTGGAGCATCGGGCTCTTCTCGTGCGCGCTCATGAGCTTCCTCAACCAGTTCTTCTCCTACCGGACGGAGCCGCTCGTGGTGACGGGGATCACGGTGCAGGTGGCGTCGCTGCCCGTAGGCCACTTCATGGCCCGGGTGCTGCCGCGCACCAGGTTCCGGGCGCCGGCGCTGCTGGGCGGCGGGGAGTGGAGCCTCAACCCTGGGCCCTTCAACATCAAGGAACACGTGCTCATCTCCATCTTCGCCAACGCCGGCTTCGCGTTCGGTGGAGGGAGCGCCTACGCCGTCggcatcatcaacatcatcaaaGCCTTCTACGGCCGCCACATCTCCTTCATCACCGCCTGGCTCCTCGTCATCACCACGCAG GTGCTCGGGTACGGGTGGGCAGGGCTGATCCGCAAGTACGTGGTGGAGCCGGCGCACATGTGGTGGCCGGGCACGCTCGTCCAGGTCTCCCTCTTCCA GGCATTGCATGAGAAGGACGAATCCGCCAAAGCCTCACGCCAGATCTCTCGTTCCAAGTTCTTCGTGGTGGTGCTCGCATGCAGCTTCGCTTGGTACGCCGTGCCGGGCTACCTCTTCCCGACACTAACGTCCATCTCATGGGTGTGTTGGGTCTTCTCCAAGTCCGTGACGGCGCAGCAGTTGGGGTCGGGCATGAAGGGCCTTGGTCTTGGTGCCTTCACACTCGATTGGACCGCTGTCGCCTCATTCCTCTTCAGTCCCCTCATCTCACCCTTCTTTGCTATCGCCAACGTCTTCTTTGGCTATGTTTTCTTTCTCTACGTGATCATGCCTATAGCATATTGGGGGTTCGACCTGTACAACGCTAAGACATTCCCTATCTTCTCCTCGCACTTGTTCATGTCAAATGGCACCAACTACGACGTCAAATCAATTGTGAACAATCAGTTTGAGATTAACTGGGACGCTTATGAAAAGAATGGCAAAGTCAACCTCAGCATATTCTTTGCACTCGCTTATGGGTTCAGCTTCGCCACCATTGCGGCCACCATCACTCATGTCGGGTTCTTCTATGGAAA GGAAATCTACCACCGTTTCAAATCATCGCAGAAGGAGAAGCCTGACATCCACACGAAGCTGATGAAGAAGTACAGTGAAATCCCAGCATGGTGGTTTTACTCGTTGATGGCGTTGTCAATTACAGCGTCCCTCCTCCTCTGTACTGTACTGAAGCGTGAGGTACAACTCCCGTGGTGGGGCCTCATTTTCGCATGTGGCATGGCATTCATCTTCACACTTCCCATCAGCATCATCACAGCGACAACCAACCAG TCGCCTGGTCTGAATGTGATCACTGAGTATGCCATGGGTCTAATTATGCCGGGCTCTCCTATCGCCGTTGTCTGCTTTAAAGTCTATGGCTACATGAGCATGGCACAGGCTGTTGCCTTCCTCTCGGACTTCAAACTTGGCCACTATATGAAGATCCCTCCGAAGTCCATGTTCCTTGTTCAG TTTGTTGGCACCATTGTGGCTGGCACGGTCAACATTGGGACGGCATGGTGGCTGCTCGGCTCCATCCACGACATCTGCTCAGATTCACTCCCACCAGATAGCCCCTGGACATGTCCTAATGACCGTGTGTTCTTCGACGCATCAGTCATCTGGGGCCTTGTCGGTCCAAGGCGCATCTTTGGGCCAGAAGGGAACTACGGCGCCCTCAACTGGTTCTTCCTCATCGGCCTAGCAGGCCCAGTTATCGTATACGCTTTCCATAGGATGTTCCCCAACCAGAAGTGGATACCATTGATCAATCTTCCGGTGCTCTTTGGTGCAACAGCCTACATGCCCCCAGCAACGGCTGTGAACTATAACTCATGGCTGCTTATTGGCACCATCTTCAATTTCTTCGTGTTTCGATACCGGAAGAGGTGGTGGACGCGGTACAACTACATTCTCTCCGCTGGGCTCGATGCCGGAGTTGCATTTATGGGGATAGTGCTGTACTTTTCGCTAACCATGGAAAACAAGAGCATCGATTGGTGGGGTACCGCAGGAGAGCACTGCCCTCTTGCCTCGTGTCCTACTGCTAAAGGGGTGGACTTGGGTGATGGCATCTGTCCAGTCTTCTAA
- the LOC136477924 gene encoding oligopeptide transporter 4-like gives MGTDDRDLAEPVGAVKEEGILDDEDDEETSPIEEVRLTVPTTDDPSLPVWTFRMWSIGLLSCALMSFLNQFFSYRTERLIVTQITVQVASLPVGHFMARVLPRTRFRAPAMLGGGEWSLNPGPFNIKEHVLISIFANAGFAFGVGSAYAVGIINIIRAFNQRQISFFTAWLLVITTQGIAPEGRICQSLTPDLTFQVLLGGARVQLRMVRCARLPLPEADLHLMGVLGLL, from the exons ATGGGCACGGACGACCGCGATCTGGCCGAGCCCGTGGGCGCCGTCAAGGAGGAGGGCATCctcgacgacgaggacgacgaggagacgTCGCCGATCGAGGAGGTGCGGCTGACGGTGCCGACGACGGACGACCCGTCGCTGCCGGTGTGGACGTTCCGGATGTGGAGCATCGGGCTGCTGTCGTGCGCGCTCATGAGCTTCCTCAACCAGTTCTTCTCCTACCGGACGGAGCGGCTCATCGTGACGCAGATCACGGTGCAGGTGGCGTCACTGCCCGTGGGTCACTTCATGGCCCGGGTGCTGCCGCGCACCAGGTTCCGGGCGCCGGCGATGCTGGGCGGCGGTGAGTGGAGCCTCAACCCGGGCCCCTTCAACATCAAGGAGCACGTGCTCATCTCCATCTTCGCCAACGCCGGCTTCGCGTTCGGCGTTGGGAGCGCCTACGCCGTCGGCATCATCAACATCATCCGCGCCTTCAACCAACGCCAAATCTCCTTCTTCACCGCCTGGCTCCTCGTCATCACCACGCAG GGCATTGCACCAGAAGGACGAATCTGCCAAAGCCTCACGCCAGATCTCACGTTCCAAGTTCTTCTTGGTGGTGCTCGTGTGCAGCTTCGCATGGTACGTTGTGCCAGGCTACCTCTTCCCGAAGCTGACCTCCATCTCATGGGTGTGTTGGGTCTTCTCTAA
- the LOC136474608 gene encoding oligopeptide transporter 4-like isoform X2, with translation MARVLPRTRFRAPALLGGGEWSLNPGPFNIKEHVLISIFANAGFAFGGGSAYAVGIINIIKAFYGRHISFITAWLLVITTQVLGYGWAGLIRKYVVEPAHMWWPGTLVQVSLFQALHEKDESAKASRQISRSKFFVVVLACSFAWYAVPGYLFPTLTSISWVCWVFSKSVTAQQLGSGMKGLGLGAFTLDWTAVASFLFSPLISPFFAIANVFFGYVFFLYVIMPIAYWGFDLYNAKTFPIFSSHLFMSNGTNYDVKSIVNNQFEINWDAYEKNGKVNLSIFFALAYGFSFATIAATITHVGFFYGKEIYHRFKSSQKEKPDIHTKLMKKYSEIPAWWFYSLMALSITASLLLCTVLKREVQLPWWGLIFACGMAFIFTLPISIITATTNQSPGLNVITEYAMGLIMPGSPIAVVCFKVYGYMSMAQAVAFLSDFKLGHYMKIPPKSMFLVQFVGTIVAGTVNIGTAWWLLGSIHDICSDSLPPDSPWTCPNDRVFFDASVIWGLVGPRRIFGPEGNYGALNWFFLIGLAGPVIVYAFHRMFPNQKWIPLINLPVLFGATAYMPPATAVNYNSWLLIGTIFNFFVFRYRKRWWTRYNYILSAGLDAGVAFMGIVLYFSLTMENKSIDWWGTAGEHCPLASCPTAKGVDLGDGICPVF, from the exons ATGGCCCGGGTGCTGCCGCGCACCAGGTTCCGGGCGCCGGCGCTGCTGGGCGGCGGGGAGTGGAGCCTCAACCCTGGGCCCTTCAACATCAAGGAACACGTGCTCATCTCCATCTTCGCCAACGCCGGCTTCGCGTTCGGTGGAGGGAGCGCCTACGCCGTCggcatcatcaacatcatcaaaGCCTTCTACGGCCGCCACATCTCCTTCATCACCGCCTGGCTCCTCGTCATCACCACGCAG GTGCTCGGGTACGGGTGGGCAGGGCTGATCCGCAAGTACGTGGTGGAGCCGGCGCACATGTGGTGGCCGGGCACGCTCGTCCAGGTCTCCCTCTTCCA GGCATTGCATGAGAAGGACGAATCCGCCAAAGCCTCACGCCAGATCTCTCGTTCCAAGTTCTTCGTGGTGGTGCTCGCATGCAGCTTCGCTTGGTACGCCGTGCCGGGCTACCTCTTCCCGACACTAACGTCCATCTCATGGGTGTGTTGGGTCTTCTCCAAGTCCGTGACGGCGCAGCAGTTGGGGTCGGGCATGAAGGGCCTTGGTCTTGGTGCCTTCACACTCGATTGGACCGCTGTCGCCTCATTCCTCTTCAGTCCCCTCATCTCACCCTTCTTTGCTATCGCCAACGTCTTCTTTGGCTATGTTTTCTTTCTCTACGTGATCATGCCTATAGCATATTGGGGGTTCGACCTGTACAACGCTAAGACATTCCCTATCTTCTCCTCGCACTTGTTCATGTCAAATGGCACCAACTACGACGTCAAATCAATTGTGAACAATCAGTTTGAGATTAACTGGGACGCTTATGAAAAGAATGGCAAAGTCAACCTCAGCATATTCTTTGCACTCGCTTATGGGTTCAGCTTCGCCACCATTGCGGCCACCATCACTCATGTCGGGTTCTTCTATGGAAA GGAAATCTACCACCGTTTCAAATCATCGCAGAAGGAGAAGCCTGACATCCACACGAAGCTGATGAAGAAGTACAGTGAAATCCCAGCATGGTGGTTTTACTCGTTGATGGCGTTGTCAATTACAGCGTCCCTCCTCCTCTGTACTGTACTGAAGCGTGAGGTACAACTCCCGTGGTGGGGCCTCATTTTCGCATGTGGCATGGCATTCATCTTCACACTTCCCATCAGCATCATCACAGCGACAACCAACCAG TCGCCTGGTCTGAATGTGATCACTGAGTATGCCATGGGTCTAATTATGCCGGGCTCTCCTATCGCCGTTGTCTGCTTTAAAGTCTATGGCTACATGAGCATGGCACAGGCTGTTGCCTTCCTCTCGGACTTCAAACTTGGCCACTATATGAAGATCCCTCCGAAGTCCATGTTCCTTGTTCAG TTTGTTGGCACCATTGTGGCTGGCACGGTCAACATTGGGACGGCATGGTGGCTGCTCGGCTCCATCCACGACATCTGCTCAGATTCACTCCCACCAGATAGCCCCTGGACATGTCCTAATGACCGTGTGTTCTTCGACGCATCAGTCATCTGGGGCCTTGTCGGTCCAAGGCGCATCTTTGGGCCAGAAGGGAACTACGGCGCCCTCAACTGGTTCTTCCTCATCGGCCTAGCAGGCCCAGTTATCGTATACGCTTTCCATAGGATGTTCCCCAACCAGAAGTGGATACCATTGATCAATCTTCCGGTGCTCTTTGGTGCAACAGCCTACATGCCCCCAGCAACGGCTGTGAACTATAACTCATGGCTGCTTATTGGCACCATCTTCAATTTCTTCGTGTTTCGATACCGGAAGAGGTGGTGGACGCGGTACAACTACATTCTCTCCGCTGGGCTCGATGCCGGAGTTGCATTTATGGGGATAGTGCTGTACTTTTCGCTAACCATGGAAAACAAGAGCATCGATTGGTGGGGTACCGCAGGAGAGCACTGCCCTCTTGCCTCGTGTCCTACTGCTAAAGGGGTGGACTTGGGTGATGGCATCTGTCCAGTCTTCTAA